A portion of the Rhodococcus pseudokoreensis genome contains these proteins:
- the tkt gene encoding transketolase, which translates to MSITDDIHVLTQPVHPADWTELDTKAVDTIRVLAADAVQKVGNGHPGTAMSLAPLAYTLFQRVMRHDPTDADWIGRDRFVLSCGHSSLTLYIQLYLAGYGLELEDLEALRTWGSKTPGHPEHGHTRGVEITTGPLGQGLASAVGMAMAARRERGLFDPEPALGESPFDHHIYVIASDGDIEEGVTSEASSIAGVQQLGNLTLIYDDNKISIEDDTAIALSEDTAARYEAYGWHVQIVEGGENVVAIEEALNKAREVTDKPSLILLRTIIGFPAPTKMNTGAAHGAALGADEVAAVKKALGFDPDKTFEVADDVIAHTRKVVERGAQAHKEWQAQYDEWTQRAPEGKKLLDRLIGRDLPACWADVLPTWEPDAKGLATRKASAAVLNAVGPVLPELWGGSADLAESNNTTIKGADSFGPKSISTSMWNAQPYGRTLHFGVREHAMGSILNGIALHGPTRPYGGTFLVFSDYMRPAVRLAAIMKTAVTYVWTHDSIGLGEDGPTHQPIEHLAALRAIPGLYVVRPGDANETAHAWRAVLEKGADEATRAPAGLALTRQDLPVLEGTSYEGVSRGGYVLADASTGAPEVVLIGTGSELQLAVAAREALEADGIPTRVVSMPCVEWFDAQDQAYRDGVLPPTVKARVAVEAGISMPWYRFVGDAGEIISIEHFGASADHKTLFREFGFTAEAVTAAAQRSLAHAKRSLHAPPPLTRSSTAATGAN; encoded by the coding sequence GTGTCGATCACAGACGACATCCACGTCCTCACGCAACCGGTTCATCCCGCCGACTGGACCGAACTGGACACCAAGGCCGTCGACACCATCCGGGTGCTCGCCGCCGATGCAGTGCAGAAGGTGGGCAACGGCCACCCCGGCACGGCCATGAGCCTCGCTCCCCTCGCCTACACCCTCTTCCAGCGCGTCATGCGTCACGATCCCACGGACGCCGACTGGATCGGCCGCGACCGGTTCGTGCTGTCCTGTGGACACTCCAGCCTCACCCTCTACATCCAGCTGTACCTCGCCGGCTACGGGCTCGAACTGGAAGACCTGGAAGCGCTGCGCACCTGGGGCTCGAAGACCCCCGGCCACCCCGAGCACGGCCACACCCGCGGCGTCGAGATCACCACCGGTCCGCTGGGTCAGGGTCTGGCCTCCGCCGTCGGCATGGCCATGGCCGCCCGCCGTGAGCGCGGCCTGTTCGACCCCGAGCCCGCGCTCGGCGAGAGCCCGTTCGATCACCACATCTACGTGATCGCCTCCGACGGCGACATCGAGGAGGGCGTCACCTCCGAGGCGTCGTCGATCGCCGGTGTGCAGCAGCTCGGCAACCTGACGCTGATCTACGACGACAACAAGATCTCCATCGAGGACGACACCGCCATCGCGCTGTCCGAGGACACCGCCGCCCGCTACGAGGCGTACGGCTGGCACGTGCAGATCGTCGAGGGCGGCGAGAACGTCGTCGCCATCGAAGAGGCCCTGAACAAGGCCCGCGAGGTCACCGACAAGCCGTCGCTGATCCTGCTCCGCACGATCATCGGCTTCCCCGCCCCGACCAAGATGAACACGGGCGCGGCGCACGGCGCCGCCCTCGGTGCCGACGAGGTCGCGGCCGTGAAGAAGGCGCTCGGTTTCGATCCGGACAAGACGTTCGAGGTCGCCGACGACGTCATCGCGCACACCCGCAAGGTCGTCGAGCGCGGCGCGCAGGCGCACAAGGAATGGCAGGCCCAGTACGACGAGTGGACGCAGCGCGCCCCCGAGGGCAAGAAGCTGCTCGACCGCCTGATCGGGCGCGACCTGCCCGCCTGCTGGGCCGACGTCCTCCCGACGTGGGAGCCCGATGCGAAGGGTCTCGCCACCCGTAAGGCGTCCGCCGCCGTGCTGAACGCCGTCGGACCGGTGCTGCCCGAGCTGTGGGGTGGCTCCGCCGACCTCGCGGAGAGCAACAACACCACCATCAAGGGCGCCGACTCGTTCGGTCCCAAGTCCATTTCCACCAGCATGTGGAACGCCCAGCCGTACGGTCGCACCCTGCACTTCGGGGTCCGCGAACACGCGATGGGCTCGATCCTCAACGGCATCGCCCTGCACGGGCCGACCCGCCCCTACGGCGGCACGTTCCTCGTCTTCAGCGACTACATGCGTCCCGCCGTGCGGCTGGCCGCGATCATGAAGACCGCGGTCACCTACGTGTGGACGCACGACTCCATCGGACTCGGCGAGGACGGTCCCACCCACCAGCCGATCGAGCACCTCGCCGCGCTGCGCGCGATCCCCGGCCTGTACGTCGTGCGGCCCGGCGACGCCAACGAGACCGCGCACGCGTGGCGCGCCGTCCTCGAAAAGGGCGCCGACGAGGCCACCCGCGCTCCCGCCGGTCTCGCCCTGACCCGCCAGGACCTGCCGGTCCTCGAGGGCACCAGCTACGAGGGTGTCTCCCGCGGCGGGTACGTCCTCGCCGACGCGTCCACGGGGGCACCGGAGGTCGTGCTGATCGGCACCGGCTCCGAGCTGCAGCTGGCGGTCGCCGCCCGCGAGGCCCTCGAGGCCGACGGCATCCCCACCCGGGTCGTGTCCATGCCCTGCGTCGAGTGGTTCGACGCCCAGGACCAGGCCTACCGCGACGGTGTGCTCCCCCCGACGGTCAAGGCGCGGGTCGCCGTCGAGGCCGGCATCTCCATGCCGTGGTACCGCTTCGTCGGTGACGCAGGGGAGATCATCTCCATCGAGCATTTCGGCGCCTCCGCCGACCACAAGACCCTGTTCCGCGAGTTCGGCTTCACCGCCGAAGCCGTCACCGCCGCCGCACAGCGCTCACTCGCACACGCCAAGCGCTCTCTGCACGCTCCGCCTCCG
- the fgd gene encoding glucose-6-phosphate dehydrogenase (coenzyme-F420), with product MTAELKLGYKASAEQFGPRELVELSVLAESHGLDSAMVSDHFQPWRHKGGHAPFSLAWMTAVGERTTRIQLGTSVLTPTFRYNPAVIAQAFATMGLLYPGRVMLGVGTGEALNEIATGFEGDWPDFKERFARLRESVQLMRELWKGGRVDFEGQYYRATGASIYDVPVEGLPVYIAAGGPVVARYAGRAGDGFICTSGKGMELYNDKLMPAVAEGAQKAERKLEDIDRLIEIKISYDTDPAQALENTRFWAPLSLTPEQKHDITDPIEMEAAADALPIEQVAKRWIVGADPDEVVEAIKPYIDAGLNHLVFHAPGHDQKRFLELFERDLAPRLRRLG from the coding sequence ATGACCGCAGAACTCAAGCTCGGGTACAAGGCGTCGGCGGAACAGTTCGGCCCACGTGAACTGGTCGAACTCTCAGTGCTCGCCGAAAGTCATGGACTCGACAGCGCCATGGTGAGCGACCACTTCCAGCCGTGGCGGCACAAGGGTGGCCACGCCCCGTTCTCCCTGGCGTGGATGACGGCCGTCGGTGAGCGGACCACGAGGATCCAGCTCGGCACTTCGGTTCTGACACCGACATTCCGGTACAACCCCGCAGTCATCGCTCAGGCGTTCGCCACGATGGGCTTGCTCTATCCCGGACGGGTGATGCTCGGGGTCGGCACCGGTGAGGCGCTCAACGAGATCGCGACGGGGTTCGAAGGCGATTGGCCCGATTTCAAGGAACGCTTTGCCCGCCTGCGCGAATCCGTGCAACTCATGCGCGAACTGTGGAAGGGTGGCCGGGTCGACTTCGAAGGTCAGTACTACCGCGCCACCGGGGCCTCGATCTATGACGTTCCCGTAGAGGGCCTTCCGGTGTACATCGCGGCAGGCGGTCCGGTCGTCGCCCGCTACGCCGGTCGTGCAGGTGACGGATTCATCTGTACCTCCGGTAAGGGCATGGAGCTCTACAACGACAAGTTGATGCCAGCCGTCGCCGAGGGCGCACAGAAGGCCGAACGGAAGCTCGAGGACATCGATCGTCTGATCGAGATCAAGATTTCCTACGACACCGATCCCGCACAGGCACTGGAGAACACCCGATTCTGGGCGCCGCTGTCCCTGACACCCGAGCAGAAACATGACATCACCGACCCGATCGAGATGGAGGCCGCCGCGGATGCGCTCCCCATCGAGCAGGTCGCGAAGCGGTGGATCGTGGGCGCCGACCCGGACGAAGTGGTCGAGGCGATCAAGCCCTACATCGACGCAGGGCTGAACCATCTGGTCTTCCACGCTCCCGGTCACGATCAGAAGCGCTTCCTCGAGTTGTTCGAGCGTGACCTGGCACCCCGGCTTCGCAGGCTCGGCTAA
- the glpX gene encoding class II fructose-bisphosphatase, with translation MTVSRREKPDRNLALELVRVTEAAAMAAGRWVGRGDKIGGDGAAVDAIRQLINSVTMRGVVVIGEGEKDNAPMLYNGECVGTGDGPECDVAVDPVDGTTMMSKGMSNAIAVLAVSERGTMFDPSAVFYMEKIAVGPDAADVIDITAPVHENIRRVARAKKSSVSDVTVAVLDRLRHGDLINTVRDAGARVQLLADGDVAGAIAAADPRSAPDMLLGIGGTPEGVIAAAALRCMGGAIQGRLAPTNDAERRRAIDAGHNLDRVLHTEDLVSGDNVFFCATGVTDGDLLRGVRYAAGGATTQSIVMRSKSGTVRMIDGRHSLNKLREYSAVDFHG, from the coding sequence ATGACAGTGAGCCGCCGGGAGAAGCCGGACCGCAATCTCGCCCTCGAACTGGTCCGTGTAACGGAAGCAGCCGCGATGGCCGCTGGACGCTGGGTGGGACGGGGCGACAAGATCGGCGGCGACGGCGCCGCAGTCGACGCAATCCGGCAGCTCATCAACTCCGTGACCATGCGCGGAGTCGTCGTGATCGGCGAGGGCGAGAAGGACAACGCCCCCATGCTCTACAACGGCGAGTGCGTCGGCACCGGTGACGGTCCCGAGTGCGATGTCGCGGTCGACCCGGTGGACGGCACGACGATGATGTCCAAGGGAATGTCCAATGCCATCGCCGTGCTCGCGGTATCCGAGCGCGGAACGATGTTCGATCCGTCCGCGGTGTTCTACATGGAGAAGATCGCAGTCGGTCCCGATGCCGCCGACGTCATCGACATCACCGCGCCGGTCCACGAGAACATCCGACGTGTGGCACGAGCGAAGAAGTCGTCGGTCTCGGACGTGACAGTGGCCGTACTCGACCGGCTCCGCCACGGCGACCTCATCAATACCGTGCGAGACGCCGGAGCCAGGGTCCAACTGCTGGCGGACGGAGACGTCGCCGGTGCCATCGCAGCCGCGGATCCACGTTCGGCACCGGACATGCTGCTGGGGATCGGCGGCACCCCCGAGGGCGTGATCGCAGCAGCGGCACTGCGATGCATGGGAGGCGCGATCCAGGGCCGGCTCGCCCCCACCAACGATGCCGAACGCCGGCGAGCGATCGACGCGGGCCACAACCTCGACCGGGTGCTTCATACAGAGGATCTCGTTTCCGGAGACAACGTGTTCTTCTGCGCGACGGGTGTCACCGACGGTGACCTGCTCCGCGGGGTGCGATACGCCGCCGGCGGAGCCACCACCCAGTCGATCGTCATGCGATCAAAGTCCGGCACGGTCCGGATGATCGACGGACGACACAGTCTGAACAAACTCCGTGAGTACTCCGCGGTGGACTTCCACGGCTGA
- the gnd gene encoding phosphogluconate dehydrogenase (NAD(+)-dependent, decarboxylating) — protein sequence MCSVDSERLHAMQIGLIGLGKMGFNMCERLRRSGTEVLGYDPHVNSSDVSSIDALVEALPPPRIVWVMVPAGVPTQETITHLSQALSPGDLVIEGGNSRFSEDIHHAKALDARGIGYIDCGVSGGIWGLENGYALMVGGSEEHVDRAMPLFDALRPEGPRGEGFVHAGPIGAGHYSKMVHNGIEYGLMQAYAEGFELLEATELVENVPAVIEAWSRGTVVRSWLLDLLVRALKDDPELSGISGWTQDSGEGRWTVEEAIRNAVPVPVISAALFARFASRQETSPSMKAISALRNQFGGHSTSRADAALDQVKAAAR from the coding sequence TTGTGCTCTGTCGATTCGGAAAGGCTCCACGCTATGCAGATCGGGCTTATCGGGCTGGGAAAGATGGGCTTCAACATGTGCGAACGGCTCCGCCGTTCGGGCACCGAAGTTCTCGGTTACGACCCGCACGTCAACAGCTCCGACGTCTCGTCCATCGACGCGCTCGTCGAGGCACTTCCCCCACCGCGCATCGTCTGGGTGATGGTTCCGGCGGGTGTGCCGACGCAGGAGACGATCACGCACCTGTCACAGGCGCTTTCTCCGGGCGACCTCGTCATCGAAGGAGGCAACTCCCGCTTCAGCGAGGACATCCACCACGCGAAGGCGCTCGACGCGCGAGGGATCGGGTACATCGACTGCGGTGTGTCCGGTGGAATCTGGGGTCTCGAGAACGGCTACGCGTTGATGGTGGGCGGATCCGAGGAACACGTCGACAGGGCGATGCCGCTCTTCGACGCCCTCCGCCCGGAAGGCCCGCGTGGCGAAGGATTTGTACACGCGGGACCCATTGGAGCAGGCCACTATTCAAAAATGGTGCACAACGGAATCGAGTACGGCCTCATGCAGGCGTACGCTGAGGGCTTCGAGCTGCTCGAGGCCACGGAACTCGTCGAGAACGTCCCGGCAGTGATCGAGGCCTGGAGCCGTGGCACCGTGGTGCGATCGTGGCTCCTCGACCTCCTCGTGCGCGCCCTCAAAGACGATCCCGAGCTGTCCGGGATCTCCGGCTGGACCCAAGACTCCGGAGAAGGCCGGTGGACCGTCGAAGAGGCCATCCGCAATGCCGTTCCGGTACCGGTCATCTCGGCTGCACTTTTCGCCCGGTTCGCCAGCAGGCAAGAGACCTCACCGTCGATGAAAGCGATCTCCGCCCTGCGGAATCAGTTCGGTGGACACTCCACGAGCAGGGCAGACGCTGCACTCGATCAGGTGAAGGCAGCGGCCCGATGA
- a CDS encoding aldehyde dehydrogenase family protein yields the protein MDHTQKFYIGGAWVGPIGSKTLEVINPATEKPIATIAMGNEQDVDLAVTAARTAFDSFASTTPAERIALLEKIIEVYKRRMKDLAAAVTSEMGAPTGLAEAAQAPAGLGHFMATLDALENFTFEEKIDTTTVVREPVGVCAFITPWNWPLNQIVAKVAPALAAGCTMVLKPSEIAPLNAIIFAEILDEAGVPAGVFNLVNGDGLTVGTALSAHPEVDMVSFTGSTRAGIEVAKNAAPTVKRVAQELGGKSANIVLDDADFEDVITRDVTGMVVNSGQSCNAGSRILIPTDRMDEAVEIAKKAAATIVVGAPDAEGTTVGPVVSQAQFDKIQGLIQKGIDEGGTLVVGGTGRPDGLQEGYFVKPTVFADVTNDMTIAQEEIFGPVMMFIGYEDEDDAVRIANDTQYGLAGMVSSGNPERARKVARRMRTGMVHLNGAPLAANAPFGGYKQSGNGREFGKFGLEDFLEVKAIFGDNQN from the coding sequence ATGGACCACACTCAGAAGTTCTACATCGGCGGCGCCTGGGTAGGCCCGATCGGCTCGAAGACGCTCGAGGTGATCAACCCGGCGACGGAGAAGCCGATCGCCACCATCGCGATGGGCAACGAACAGGACGTTGACCTCGCAGTCACCGCCGCACGCACGGCGTTCGACAGCTTCGCGTCGACCACCCCGGCCGAGCGCATCGCCCTGCTGGAGAAGATCATCGAGGTGTACAAGCGGCGTATGAAGGACCTCGCGGCCGCCGTCACCAGCGAGATGGGAGCGCCCACCGGCCTCGCGGAGGCCGCTCAGGCACCGGCAGGTCTCGGGCACTTCATGGCGACGCTCGACGCCCTCGAGAACTTCACGTTCGAGGAAAAGATCGACACCACGACCGTGGTGCGCGAGCCGGTCGGCGTCTGCGCCTTCATCACCCCATGGAACTGGCCGCTCAACCAGATCGTCGCCAAGGTGGCACCCGCCCTGGCAGCCGGATGCACGATGGTGCTCAAACCGTCGGAGATCGCGCCCCTCAACGCAATCATCTTCGCCGAGATCCTGGACGAAGCCGGTGTTCCCGCAGGCGTCTTCAACCTCGTCAACGGTGATGGCCTGACCGTGGGAACGGCACTGTCCGCGCACCCCGAAGTCGACATGGTCTCGTTCACCGGGTCGACGCGGGCCGGCATCGAGGTCGCCAAGAACGCGGCCCCGACGGTCAAGCGCGTCGCCCAGGAACTCGGCGGCAAGTCGGCGAACATCGTGCTCGACGACGCCGACTTCGAAGACGTCATCACTCGCGACGTCACCGGCATGGTGGTGAACTCGGGCCAGTCCTGCAACGCCGGATCCCGCATCCTCATCCCCACTGATCGCATGGACGAGGCTGTGGAGATCGCGAAGAAGGCCGCGGCCACCATCGTCGTCGGAGCTCCGGATGCGGAGGGCACGACCGTCGGTCCCGTGGTGTCGCAGGCACAGTTCGACAAGATCCAGGGACTCATCCAAAAGGGCATCGACGAGGGCGGCACGCTCGTCGTCGGTGGCACCGGCCGCCCGGACGGGCTGCAGGAGGGTTACTTCGTCAAGCCCACCGTCTTCGCCGACGTCACCAATGACATGACGATCGCGCAGGAGGAGATCTTCGGGCCTGTGATGATGTTCATCGGCTACGAAGACGAGGACGACGCGGTGCGCATCGCCAACGACACGCAATACGGGCTCGCCGGCATGGTGTCTTCCGGAAACCCCGAACGTGCTCGGAAGGTCGCTCGGCGGATGCGGACCGGAATGGTGCACCTCAACGGTGCCCCGCTGGCCGCCAATGCGCCGTTCGGTGGATACAAGCAGTCCGGCAACGGGCGTGAATTCGGCAAGTTCGGTTTGGAGGACTTCCTCGAGGTGAAGGCCATCTTCGGGGACAACCAGAACTGA
- a CDS encoding aldehyde dehydrogenase family protein, whose translation MSNTPASATLLEDAATLFIDGEWCTSEQTYNRFEPYETGHLSGIFASATPAHVRRAYDAAEKAQPGWAAIPAVQRADVLRRAADLLEARVETAARRLTADMGKAIRDARGEVLRSAAILRYYAGDLLQPSGETYPSADPETVLLTVEQPLGIVCAITPWNFPFAIPTWKIAPAVAFGNSVVWKPAEGASGSAVLLTEIFAEAGLPTGVLNLITGKGRSLSGSLTGDNRLAALTFTGSNGVGVRLREAVADRNVKVQLELGGKNPAIVLADAELEDAAVQVVRGAMLAAGQRCTATSRVYVQRQVATEFRELLLAQVNRLVVGNPYDEATDIGPMSSPEQRDTVVEYLRLAHEEGADILLGGKADGEGCFLEPTVLTGVAPSSRLVREEIFGPVLVLTEVEDFDEALAAANDTVFGLSASLFTSNISKAMQFVRRINSGLVHVNRETASVEPHVPFGGVKASSSMNREQGKAARTFFTTTKTVYLRSPN comes from the coding sequence ATGTCCAACACCCCCGCGTCTGCAACCCTCCTCGAGGACGCCGCGACACTGTTCATCGATGGCGAGTGGTGCACCTCGGAACAGACATATAATCGATTCGAACCTTATGAGACAGGTCATTTGTCGGGCATCTTCGCGTCGGCGACGCCCGCTCACGTCCGCCGCGCCTACGACGCGGCTGAGAAGGCCCAGCCGGGTTGGGCCGCCATACCTGCCGTCCAACGCGCCGACGTCCTGCGCCGAGCAGCCGACCTGCTCGAGGCCAGGGTCGAGACAGCCGCTCGGCGGCTCACCGCCGACATGGGCAAGGCCATCCGCGACGCCCGCGGCGAGGTGCTGCGCAGCGCTGCGATCCTGCGCTACTACGCCGGCGATCTGCTGCAGCCTTCGGGCGAGACCTACCCGAGCGCAGACCCCGAGACCGTTCTGCTCACCGTCGAGCAACCCCTCGGGATCGTCTGCGCCATCACGCCGTGGAACTTTCCGTTCGCGATTCCGACGTGGAAAATCGCTCCCGCAGTCGCATTCGGCAACTCCGTGGTGTGGAAGCCGGCCGAAGGGGCCTCAGGCAGCGCGGTATTGCTCACCGAGATTTTCGCCGAGGCGGGTTTGCCGACCGGTGTGCTCAATCTGATCACCGGTAAGGGCCGTTCCCTGTCCGGTTCGTTGACCGGGGACAACCGCTTGGCGGCGTTGACCTTCACCGGATCCAACGGTGTCGGTGTTCGCCTCCGGGAGGCGGTCGCAGACCGTAACGTCAAGGTGCAACTCGAACTCGGCGGCAAGAACCCCGCCATCGTGCTGGCGGACGCCGAACTCGAGGATGCGGCCGTGCAGGTCGTTCGCGGAGCCATGCTGGCGGCCGGACAGCGGTGCACGGCCACCAGTCGCGTCTACGTTCAGCGCCAGGTGGCAACGGAATTCCGCGAACTGCTGCTGGCCCAGGTGAACCGACTGGTGGTGGGCAACCCGTACGACGAGGCCACCGATATCGGGCCGATGTCCTCACCGGAGCAACGCGACACCGTCGTCGAGTACCTTCGGCTCGCGCACGAGGAGGGTGCGGACATCCTTCTCGGCGGCAAGGCAGACGGTGAGGGTTGCTTCCTCGAACCGACGGTGCTGACCGGTGTGGCCCCGTCCAGCCGACTCGTGCGGGAGGAAATCTTCGGCCCGGTGCTCGTCCTGACCGAGGTCGAGGATTTCGACGAAGCGCTGGCCGCGGCGAACGACACCGTGTTCGGCCTGTCGGCCTCGCTGTTCACATCGAACATCTCCAAAGCCATGCAGTTCGTGCGCCGGATCAATTCCGGCCTGGTGCATGTCAATCGGGAGACGGCGAGTGTGGAGCCACACGTCCCGTTCGGCGGAGTCAAGGCCTCGAGCAGCATGAATCGCGAGCAGGGAAAGGCTGCCCGCACGTTCTTCACAACCACCAAAACGGTCTATCTCAGATCGCCGAACTGA
- the tal gene encoding transaldolase, giving the protein MRNDRGRTVRPHEYLDTNEGPAGEERNSSQSPAASGPLQRLSAAGVAVWLDDLSRHRLASGSLAALVQNWPVCGVTTNPSIFENALRSGEAAYGEQIRDLAIAGADAAEAVRALTTTDVRWACEILRETYERSGGADGYVSIEVDPYLSRNVPGTVAEARDLFRLIGRRNVLIKIPATAECLPAITQTLAAGIGVNVTLIFSLERYEAVQDAFMAGLEQARANGHDLAGIQSVASFFISRVDAEVDRRLGEDARDYLRGTAATANARLAYEKFETMLRIPRWRALEAGGAHPQRLLWASTGVKDPAYFDTRYVTELIAARTVNTMPEETLHAVADHGVVDGDSISGTYDTSRTVLERLALAGVDYDDVVRVLEVEGLQKFEVAWNELTSTVALLLDDARARVDRFHNPSTDTAAVPRIGGPDSRSVRR; this is encoded by the coding sequence ATGAGAAACGATCGAGGGCGCACTGTTCGCCCCCACGAGTACCTCGACACCAACGAAGGGCCGGCGGGGGAGGAGCGCAACTCCTCGCAATCCCCGGCCGCGTCCGGCCCGCTCCAGCGGCTGTCCGCCGCCGGCGTAGCAGTGTGGCTCGACGATTTGTCTCGTCACCGCCTGGCGTCAGGGAGCCTCGCCGCACTCGTGCAGAACTGGCCCGTGTGCGGCGTGACCACCAACCCGTCGATCTTCGAGAACGCCCTGCGGTCGGGCGAGGCTGCCTACGGTGAGCAGATCCGTGACCTGGCGATCGCAGGGGCGGATGCCGCCGAGGCTGTACGAGCGTTGACCACCACCGATGTTCGCTGGGCCTGCGAGATTCTGCGGGAGACGTACGAACGATCCGGCGGCGCCGACGGCTATGTCTCGATCGAGGTGGACCCGTACCTGTCGCGCAACGTGCCGGGCACCGTCGCCGAGGCCCGCGACCTCTTTCGGCTGATCGGTCGCCGCAACGTCCTGATCAAAATTCCGGCGACGGCCGAGTGCCTTCCCGCCATTACGCAGACGCTCGCGGCCGGCATCGGCGTCAACGTGACGCTGATCTTCTCTCTCGAACGTTACGAAGCCGTCCAGGACGCGTTCATGGCCGGTCTCGAGCAGGCCCGGGCGAACGGTCACGACCTGGCCGGCATCCAATCTGTGGCATCATTTTTCATCTCCCGAGTGGACGCAGAAGTAGACCGGCGCCTCGGCGAGGACGCTCGCGACTACCTGCGCGGGACGGCGGCGACAGCAAACGCCAGGCTCGCCTACGAGAAGTTCGAGACGATGCTGCGCATTCCTCGATGGCGCGCGCTCGAGGCCGGCGGCGCCCACCCTCAGCGTCTCTTGTGGGCCTCCACCGGCGTGAAGGACCCCGCGTACTTCGACACCCGGTACGTCACCGAGTTGATCGCCGCCCGAACGGTGAACACGATGCCGGAGGAGACGCTGCACGCCGTGGCCGATCATGGCGTCGTGGACGGCGACAGCATCTCCGGAACATATGACACCTCGCGCACGGTCCTCGAGAGGCTCGCACTCGCCGGAGTCGATTACGACGACGTCGTCCGTGTGCTCGAAGTGGAGGGACTGCAGAAGTTCGAGGTCGCCTGGAACGAACTCACCTCGACCGTCGCGCTGCTTCTCGACGACGCCCGCGCGCGGGTCGACCGATTTCATAACCCCAGCACAGATACCGCCGCCGTTCCCCGTATCGGCGGTCCAGACTCGAGAAGTGTGAGGCGATGA